The following are encoded together in the Thermothelomyces thermophilus ATCC 42464 chromosome 3, complete sequence genome:
- a CDS encoding ABC transporter-like protein, which produces MSAAQKQESAGEQHPALGSGTSDSSLTARDDTSETVGGDGGDDRVQNHEASPLRDVLEEGTSNELHRIATALSRHRSRATAGPETPESDPALDPESPHFDVAKWVRNFVFQLKQQGHKSSQLGVLFRDLDVFGSGSALQLQETVDSVLLAPLRVGELLSRNKQHKHILHGFNGLLRSGELLAVLGRPGSGCSTFLKTLCGELHGLTLGKNSTIHYNGASQERMKKEFKGEVIYNQEVDKHFPHLTVGQTLEFAASMRTPSRRIDDMSRAEYCQYIARVVMAIFGLSHTYHTKVGNDYVRGVSGGERKRVSIAEMMVAGSPICAWDNSTRGLDSSSALKFVQALRLSSDLGKHAHAVAMYQASQAIYDVFDKATVLYEGRQIYFGPASAAKAYFERQGWYCPPRQTTGDFLTSVTNPGERIPRPGMEHKVPRTPEDFERYWLASPEFRALQDDMARYDAEFEGDDRQAESIAALRETKHYRQAKHVRPGSPYLVSVSMQIKHNTKRAYQRVWNNLAATATNIGSNLILALIIGSIFYGNPDATAGFDGKGSVLFMAILLNALTAISEIESLYGQRPIVEKHASYAFYHPWTEAAAGIVADIPVKFAAAVVFNLIVYFLAGLRRAPAQFFLYFLISYVSTFVMSAVFRTMAAITKTVSQAMALAGVLVLALVMYTGYIIPVPQMHPWFSWIRWLNPIYYAFEILIANEFHGRDFTCSSIVPPYSPLAGDSWICATMGAVPGRPTVSGDAYIDAMYGYTYSHVWRNFGILLAFLVGFTAIYLAAVELNSSVTSTAEALVFPRWDIPAHLDPRRKGGDKEVADEEAAGAAAAAAGDERKKVEQGPQDLNGTSIEPQRDIFTWKDVVYDIDVKEGKRRLLDHVSGWVKPGTLTALMGASGAGKTTLLDVLAQRTSVGVVTGDMLVNGRPFGADFQRQTGYVQQQDLHLDTATVRESLRFSAMLRRPKSVSKEEKFAFVEEVIKMLGMEEYANAVVGVPGEGLNVEQRKLLTIGVELVAKPKLLLFLDEPTSGLDSQSAWAICVFLRKLANAGQAVLCTIHQPNALLFQQFDRLLFLAKGGKTVYFGDIGENSRLLLDYFERNGSRRCGDDENPAEFMLEIVAEGVNRDGEDWHSVWKKSKECSEVLAEIDRIHEQGRAAAATEKQTSGGCGGGDEGDSGGEFAMPFWSQVWAVTERIFQQYWRMPGYVLAKLLLGIMAGLFIGFTFWKADSTQAGMRNVVFSVFMVTTIFTTLVQQIQPLFITQRSLYEVRERPSKAYSWKAFLIANIIVEIPYQILTGVLAFACFYYPVVGIQASVRQGLVLLFTIQLFIYASAFAHMTIAALPDAQAAAGIVILLTMMSTIFSGVLQTRIALPGFWTFMYYVSPFTYWIAGIVSTVLHDRPVVCSRAESLVFDPPPNTTCGEYLAPLAGRAAGTLQNPSAREACRYCAFSVADQYLEGVDIYWEDRWRNFGIMWAYIVFDIVVAIAVYYLFRVKGKGFQGLFKRFKKD; this is translated from the exons ATGTCGGCTGCACAGAAACAAGAGAGCGCGGGTGAGCAGCACCCGGCGCTCGGCAGCGGCACGAGTGATAGCAGCTTGACCGCGCGTGACGACACGTCAGAAACCGTGGGGGGAGATGGGGGAGACGACCGGGTCCAGAACCACGAGGCGAGCCCGTTGCGGGATGTCCTGGAAGAGGGCACATCGAAcgagcttcatcggattgcTACGGCGCTTTCACGACACCGGTCTCGGGCCACGGCCGGGCCGGAGACGCCCGAGTCGGATCCTGCTCTGGACCCGGAATCACCACACTTTGACGTGGCCAAATGGGTCCGGAACTTTGTCTTCCAGCTCAAGCAGCAGGGCCACAAGTCGAGCCAGCTGGGCGTCCTCTTCAGGGACCTCGACGTCTTTGGGTCCGGCTCGGCCCTGCAACTCCAGGAGACGGTCGACTCGGTCTTGTTGGCGCCCCTACGGGTCGGCGAGCTGTTGTCCCGGAACAAGCAACATAAGCACATCCTGCACGGGTTCAACGGCCTCCTCCGGAGCGGAGAGCTGCTGGCGGTGCTCGGCCGGCCAGGCTCGGGATGCAGCACCTTTCTGAAGACGCTCTGCGGGGAACTTCACGGCTTGACCTTGGGCAAGAACTCGACCATCCACTACAACGGAGCGTCGCAGGAGCGGATGAAGAAGGAGTTCAAGGGAGAAGTCATTTACAACCAGGAG GTCGACAAGCATTTCCCTCACCTCACGGTCGGGCAGACACTCGAATTCGCGGCTTCGATGCGGACGCCCTCGCGGCGCATCGACGACATGTCGCGCGCCGAGTATTGTCAGTACATCGCCCGGGTGGTCATGGCCATCTTTGGCCTGTCGCACACGTACCACACCAAGGTGGGCAACGACTACGTCCGCGGCGTGTCGGGAGGTGAGCGCAAGCGGGTCAGCATCGCCGAGATGATGGTGGCCGGCTCGCCCATCTGCGCGTGGGACAACAGCACCCGCGGGCTCGACTCGTCCAGCGCGCTCAAGTTCGTCCAGGCGCTGCGCTTGTCGTCCGACCTCGGCAAGCACGCCCACGCCGTGGCCATGTACCAGGCCAGCCAGGCCATCTACGACGTCTTCGACAAGGCCACCGTGCTCTACGAGGGGAGGCAGATCTACTTCGGCCCGGCCAGCGCGGCCAAGGCCTACTTTGAGCGCCAGGGGTGGTACTGCCCCCCGCGCCAGACCACGGGCGACTTCCTGACCTCGGTCACCAACCCGGGCGAGCGGATCCCCCGGCCAGGCATGGAGCACAAGGTCCCGCGCACTCCCGAGGACTTTGAGCGCTACTGGCTCGCCTCGCCCGAGTTCCGCGCCCTCCAGGACGACATGGCCCGGTACGACGCCGAGTTCGAGGGCGACGACCGCCAGGCCGAGAGCATCGCCGCCCTGCGCGAGACCAAGCACTACCGCCAGGCCAAGCACGTCCGCCCGGGCTCCCCCTACCTGGTCAGCGTGAGCATGCAGATCAAGCACAACACCAAGCGTGCCTACCAGCGCGTCTGGAACAAcctcgccgccaccgccaccaacATCGGCTCCAACCTCATCCTCGCCCTCATCATCGGCTCCATCTTCTACGGCAACCCGGACGCCACCGCCGGCTTCGACGGCAAGGGTTCCGTCCTCTTCATGGCCATCCTGCTCAACGCCCTCACCGCCATCTCCGAGATCGAGAGCCTGTACGGCCAGCGCCCCATCGTCGAGAAGCACGCTTCCTACGCCTTCTACCACCCCTGGACCGAGGCCGCCGCGGGCATCGTCGCCGACATACCCGTCAAgtttgccgccgccgtcgtcttcaACCTGATCGTCTACTTCCTGGCCGGCCTGAGGCGCGCCCCGGCCCAGTTCTTCCTCTACTTCCTCATCTCGTACGTCTCGACCTTTGTCATGAGCGCCGTCTTCCGCACAATGGCCGCCATCACCAAGACCGTCTCGCAGGCCATGGCCCTCGCCGGCGTCCTCGTCCTGGCCTTGGTCATGTACACCGGTTACAT CATCCCCGTCCCCCAGATGCACCCCTGGTTCAGCTGGATCAGGTGGCTCAACCCCATCTACTACGCCTTCGAGATCCTCATCGCGAACGAGTTTCACGGCCGCGATTTTACCTGCTCCTCCATCGTGCCGCCCTACTCACCCCTCGCCGGCGACTCGTGGATCTGCGCCACCATGGGTGCGGTCCCAGGCCGGCCAACGGTCAGCGGGGACGCCTACATTGACGCCATGTACGGCTACACCTACTCGCACGTCTGGCGCAACTTTGGCATCCTGCTGGCCTTCCTCGTCGGCTTCACCGCCATCTACCTGGCCGCCGTCGAGCTCAACTCGTCCGTCACCAGCACCGCCGAGGCCCTCGTGTTCCCCCGCTGGGACATCCCCGCCCACCTGGACCCCCGCCGCAAGGGCGGGGACAAGGAGGTGGCCgacgaggaggcggcgggagcagcagcagcagcagccggggATGAGAGGAAGAAGGTGGAACAGGGACCTCAGGACCTCAACGGCACCAGCATCGAGCCACAGCGGGACATCTTCACCTGGAAGGACGTCGTCTACGACATCGACGTCAAGGAGGGCAAGCGCAGGCTGCTGGACCACGTCTCGGGATGGGTCAAACCGGGTACCCTGACCGCCCTGATGGGCGCCTCCGGAGCCGGCAAGACGACCCTGCTCGACGTCCTCGCCCAGCGCACATCCGTCGGCGTCGTCACGGGCGACATGCTGGTCAACGGCAGGCCGTTCGGGGCCGACTTTCAGCGCCAGACTGGCTACGTGCAGCAGCAAG ATCTTCACCTCGACACCGCCACCGTCCGAGAGAGCCTCCGGTTCAGCGCCATGCTCCGCCGCCCCAAGTCGGTCAGCAAGGAGGAGAAGTTCGCGTTCGTCGAGGAGGTCATCAAGATGTTGGGCATGGAGGAGTACGCCAACGCGGTCGTCGGCGTCCCCGGCGAGGGCCTCAACGTGGAGCAGCGCAAGCTCCTGACCATCGGCGTCGAGCTGGTCGCCAAGCCCAAGctgctcctcttcctcgacgAGCCCACCAGCGGCCTCGACTCGCAGAGCGCCTGGGCCATCTGCGTCTTCCTCCGGAAGCTCGCCAACGCGGGGCAGGCCGTGCTGTGCACCATCCACCAGCCCAACGCCCTCCTCTTCCAGCAGTTCGACCGCCTGCTCTTCCTGGCCAAGGGGGGGAAGACGGTCTACTTTGGCGATATCGGGGAGAACTCTCGGTTGCTGCTCGATTACTTTGAGAGGAACGGGTCGCGCCGctgcggcgacgacgagaacCCTGCCGAGTTCATGCTCGAGATCGTCGCCGAGGGCGTCAACCGCGACGGCGAGGACTGGCACTCGGTGTGGAAGAAGAGCAAGGAGTGCAGCGAAGTGCTGGCCGAGATCGACAGGATACACGAGCAAGGcagagcagcagcggcgacCGAGAAGCAGACGagcggcggctgcggcggcggcgacgagggcgACAGCGGCGGCGAGTTCGCCATGCCCTTCTGGTCCCAGGTCTGGGCTGTCACGGAGCGCATCTTCCAGCAGTACTGGCGGATGCCCGGCTACGTCTTGGCCAAACTGCTTCTGGGCATCATGGCCGGCCTGTTCATCGGTTTCACCTTCTGGAAGGCCGACAGCACCCAGGCCGGCATGCGGAACGTCGTCTTCTCCGTCTTCATGGTAACCACCATCTTCACCACGCTCGTGCAACAG ATCCAACCCCTTTTCATCACACAGCGCTCGCTCTACGAAGTCCGGGAGCGCCCGAGCAAGGCGTACTCGTGGAAGGCCTTCCTCATCGCCAACATCATTGTCGAGATCCCGTACCAGATCCTCACGGGCGTCCTCGCCTTCGCCTGCTTCTACTACCCGGTCGTCGGCATCCAGGCGTCCGTCCGCCAGGGCCTCGTCCTGCTCTTCACCATCCAGCTCTTCATCTACGCCAGCGCCTTCGCCCACATGACCATCGCGGCCCTCCCGGACGCCCAGGCGGCCGCCGGCATCGTCATCCTCCTCACCATGATGAGCACCATCTTCAGCGGCGTGCTGCAGACCCGCATCGCCCTGCCGGGCTTCTGGACCTTCATGTACTACGTCTCGCCCTTCACCTACTGGATCGCCGGCATCGTCTCCACCGTCCTCCACGACCGCCCCGTCGTCTGCTCCCGCGCCGAGAGCCTCGTCTTCGACCCGCCCCCCAACACGACCTGCGGAGAGTACCTCGCCCCGCTGGCCGGCCGGGCCGCCGGCACGCTGCAGAACCCGTCCGCCCGCGAGGCCTGCCGCTACTGCGCCTTCAGCGTCGCCGACCAGTACCTCGAGGGCGTCGACATCTACTGGGAAGACCGGTGGAGGAACTTTGGCATCATGTGGGCATACATCGTCTTTGACATCGTCGTTGCCATTGCCGTTTACTATCTCTTCCGGGTCAAAGGCAAGGGCTTCCAGGGTTTGTTTAAACGCTTCAAGAAGGATTAA